TAGTTGAGAAGCAGAGAGTCAACTCCGCTCCTGGAATCTTGCCAGGCAGCATGGCCCTGGGGCCACGACAGACGTGACTGTCTTCCCATTTCACACTGAGTCCCCACCAGTGCCCCGTGCTACAAGTCACACAGCTCAGAGACGTGGCTTGGAAGCCGGTCTCACGTGCTGTGGGCCAGCTCTCGCTGCCTCGGGCAGGTAGGCAGTGAGGCCCGAAAGCCAAGTGTGGTCTGGACAGCATATAAAACAAAGCTGTTAAGCAAAGACCCGGCCTCTGGAACTGGTGGAACTCTGACTCTGGCCCTCTGCGGATGAGTGAGGCCTCCTCTGTGTCTCGGTGGTCCCGCCTTTAAAATGGGGCTCAGAGCACTGGTGTCCTAGGGTGCGGGTGGGCGCTGAGTCACGTGCGCTGAGCACCAAGACAGTGTGTGGCCTGTGACAAGCACGCAGTGTGGGCTCTGACGGCTGCTGGGAACGTGGGGCCTGGCCTCGGGCTCGCTCGGGCCTGGGGTTCCCCTGGGTTCCGGGGTGACCTGGGGTGCATTGCTGGTAAACGACAGCCCAAGGCACCACCTGACCAGGCTCCCATGCGGCCAGAGCACACGGTGAGCTGTGCGGGGTCCCCGGAAGCCGGGTCTGGGCAGATCCTGCCCACCTGGTTACATGGTGTAGCTCACACGTGGTGCACGTTTTGTTACTCGGGTCTCGTATCCAAAGCAGGCTCCATGTGTCCACCACATCACAGTCCCGAGAAAGGAGGATTCGAGGAAAGGACTCACGTCCACGTGGTACCAGGGACCCTCAGAGGCAAAGGCTCATCCCGCCCAGGCTCAGACAGGGTCAGGCCTAAGAGCGAAGCCCAGGAGAGCAGCAGATGCGGCCCACGTCCAGGGCCTCGCAGAACTTTCAACGTCGACAACATTGCATCCCATCACACAATCTTGAACAGGCTCCCCGGGGCGTGACGGGAGCAGGGGCGGGGGGCAGGATGCAGCCCACACAAACAGAGGGACGCAGTCTGAGTGGAAAGGGGTCATTGCTTTAATTCAGGTCAGGACCCACCCCGGGGGGCCCACCCACCCCATCCTGAGGCAGAACCACTGGCCCTGTGTCAACATGAttgttacaaaaataaatatgaaaaaagcaGCCGCTCTTTAGTGATCATGGAATTAATCTTGACAGCAATTAAATGTGTTTAGCATCTGGCATGTCTCCTAAATTGCACCAAAAGAATCTGGAAGCACTTGGTTTGGCCTCAGAGGCAACCCGGAAGGGAGGGCACAGGGGCCCTGGCCCAGGCCCGGCTAAGCGCAGTGCCCGCCTGGCCCGCAGGTCACATCTCGGAGTCGGCATACATGCCGTTGATGAGATAGTCCACCTGCGTGTAGTCCTTCTTCCTGTAGCTCTCGTAGGCCTGCAGGGCGAACAGGATCAGGACGGTGATGAAGAGGGTGACCCCCAGCAAGAGTACCGCCAGGAGGAAACTTCTGTTCACTGAGGACAGGGCCAGGGGCTCGCTGGAGACCACCAGGTACTGGCCCTGGGTGCTCGGCTGGCACGAGTCTGTGGGTGGCACCTTGGACTCCCCGGGGGTCGGCCCTGGGGAAGTAGTACCAGGCGTGGCCGCAGGCTCGGTCTGCTCCGGCGTCTGAGTCGTGCCTGGCCCTGCGGCCCCCGGCGTGGATGTGGCAGGGCTGGGCCGTGTCGTGGGGGTCGTGGCCTCCACCGTGGGGGCCGGGCTGGTGTGAGCTGTGGAGGCTGCCGCTGTGCTGACGGTCGGCTCAGGGGCCTTGGTTGTAATGCCCATGGTCGTGGACATGGAAGCCACAGTTGGGGAGGCGGGCTCCGGGGTTGTGTTTAAGAGGGTGGGTGTGGGCCTCTGTGCCGTGTCATCCACAGTCCGGGGCGTCGGCGTTGGCGCCTGGATGGTGCGGCCCTGCGTGGACTCACTGAGTGCTTGGGGACTCGAGGGCGTCAGGCTGGCGGTGGGCCCGGGAAGACCGTGTGAGCCTGCGGGGCCGCTGACATTTGTGGGGGTCCCGGCAGCGGGCTGGGCACTTGTGGCCGGTGTGCGTGTGGTGGGCGGCATGGCCGTCGTTGGCCTAGATGACGTGCCGTTGCCGGGCGCTCGCGTGCCAGGTACGGACGGGGTCCTCCAGGCAGATGCCGGGGTGGGCGGCACGGGCGGCCTGGAGGCGGCTCCGGCCCGGGTCCCTCCAGCCGTCGCAGAAGTGCCCACGTCTGTCCTGTGTGTTGCCCCTGCTGTGACTGCAAGAGAGGTGTGGTCGCCTCCCCAAGTCCCTCTGGTCAGCGTGACAGGAGACGGTGTCGCTGGGGTCATTCTCTCAGCTGTTGTGTTCAAGACTTCGGTCGCTGTTTCCACGGATGAGTTTTTCTCCAAATGGTCCCACGTTTGGTTGAGGACTGCATACCGTTAAAAGTcggaaaaggagaaagacaaatgatcATCTTCTCATTAGAGAAGTGGATTACTCGGGTGGATTATTCAGAGCCGGGCTGAGTTTCTGGGCCGTGGGTCTGGCCAGGGAGGACGATGGTGACATGGGGCCAGGTTTCCCTCTTATCTCACCACGCACCTCTGGCCTGCAGCCCGGGTGCTCGGCGCTGTGGTTAAAAAACTCCTTTCCTCTCTGAACCCCAAATGCACGGGAAGACTTCGGAGCTTCACCTTTTGATCCAAGTTCCAAAATATCGAAGTCTCACATCACAGGTGTGattcaccattaaaaaaaaactatccaaCACACACCCAGGTTTTCAAAGCAGCTAAATCCCTGCCCAGATATTCACACCGTGCCACAGCTCTCAGCTTTATGGAAGGACTTACAGAGTTCTGGGGACGCACGGTGCCTGGCGCAGACGAGAAGCGCAACTAAACGTGATGTCTGGGTCGACCGACTCCCCAGTAAACACTGGGTTTACGGAACAATTGAAATTTTGCAGGACCCAGTGAGTAACCCTTGCAGGGCTCAGAGGCCGAGTCCCACGTCAGCTGGACGAGCCTTCCCAGCCCAGCCCCCGGAGCCCCAGCAGGCCCGTCCAGCAGACGCACGGCTTTCTCACTTACGTGAATGCTTGGATGTGTGCAGGCTTTCGGATAAGGACCAGGAGGAAACCCAAACGAGCACGAGGGCTGTCCACATCTTGCAGGTGGGCTGGGAGCGAGGCTGGGTGGTCCCCAAGGCTCCCAGCTGGCCACGCCTCAGGCTGCTAAGGGCTCCCTGTTGCTTGGCCGAGGTACCTACGGTCAAGACAGCAGGCGTCTGGTCAGGAATGCAGGGGCAAGGGCTCCCGTCACGGGTGAGGGAGGGCTCTGGCGGGCCGCAGGGTGCAAACCCAGCCAGATGTTCCCTGGGGCCTGGCACGCGGGAAGGGCATGCCAGTTCTCAGCCACGTGTCCGGGGATCAGCCCGGTGCTTGCTTTCATGGGCTTACAGCACTTCTTGACCCACTTTCACAAGTCCCACCATCCCACCCCAGAGTTCAGAATATGAAAGAGCAGCAGAGAGAAGGTATAAAGACTTCCAGTTACCGAGATCACCCAAGTCCTCCTCCTGAACATCTGCGGCCTGCAGGACCTGTGATGGCTGACCGCATGGGGACATGCCACGAGCAGCCAGCCTTCACCCATCCGTCATCCGGccacccatccatccaaccaGCACACCCCAAGCCGAGTGCCCGCTACCGTGCCAGGCAGCGGACTCAGGACAGAAAGACGAGAGCCACACGACTCTCTCCTCCAGAGGGAGGCACAGAAGAGTGGTCACCGCAAGCTGCTGCCAGTGCAGAGCGGAGCGTGACTCAGGGTCGGGAAGCGGCGAGGGGATGGCGCCTGGGCCGGCCGAGAAGGGGTAGGAGGAGGCTGGCCCTCCGTGCGGAGGCCCCAGAGGCGGGTGGGAGGGGACTGGGTGCCGCGGGCCCCAGAGGGGGCATAGAATTCAGCTGGGGGGGGCTGGAGCAGGGTGCCAGCTGGGCCATATTCTGAAAGACGGATGGGATCCACCTGTCGGaaaaggggtgggggggatgaGTAGGGGGTAGTGGCCGGTAATGACAGCAGGGACCAGGGGACGGCGCGGTGAGACCGGGGGCTAAACTAGAGAGGGGCGGGCACGGTTTGGGTTTGGGGGTGCGGGGATGGGAGCCCCTGCGGGTCCGACTGAGGCGGGTGTGACAAGTACACACGGGGGTTCCAGGCGACGGGCATCTGGGAGCGGGGAGGGTAATGCAGGCGGGAGGGGATGAGGCCCAAGGAGGCCGAGAGACTCGGCCCAGGGGTTCCACGGTGAGGGACAGAGGGCAGGCCGAGCGGGCCCGCTCGCAGAAGCCCCGGTCTCCGAGGCTGATGGTGCAGCTGCAGAGACTCAGAGTCCCCACCAGCTGAGCGTCAGCAGAACGAGAACTGGCACAGCCAGGACAGGCTTCCTGGGTGCACGGGGAACTCCCCATGCTCACACCGGTCTCTCCCATGTGCCAGCACTCTCCCGTCCCTCGCTGCAGGGCAACCAAGGGGCCTGGTAACCTTGAGGGGCCCGTCACTTCATGCCCTGCTGGTCCTGGGTGGGCCCTGAGCCTGTCCTCGGCCCCACCCAACCGCCGGAGTCCCACATGGTCGCCTACGAGGCCTGGGCCCTCCCTGGACAGGGGCCCAGCCGTGTGCACCTTGGGTTAGTCCCGCAACCCGGCACTCCACAGCCCAGGGCAGGCGGAGCACAGGCTGCTGGAGTCTGGGGGCAAGTGAGGGGACTGGGGCCCCTGAGGGCGCCCCCCACAAGCAGTCCTGCCCGCAGGTACCCTAGGCCATCAGCGCAAAGCTCTGGAGTTCCATAGAAATCTTGGAAGGGAGCCTTCAAGTTGCCCTGAAGGAAACGTACTGACCGACTCCTCGCCCGGCATGACGCTAAGTGCTGCTCTCCACGGACCAGAGGCCGGGCTGGCTCCCTGGCCTCCCAGCAGCCCCAAGAGTCACCTTCAAGCGTCCCCATCCTGGCCCTGTGCCATCTGCCACTCCACAGCTGCCAGAGAGATTTCTGTAACCCACAAAGCCCACCCTGCCTCAGCTGCTTAAACCCCTACTCTCCCAGGATAATTCCAAAGCTTACTGACCAGGGATTTTGGCAGGAACTAACGCCTGTGGCTGGCGATTTGTCAGGGAAGTGAATACTGAAATGtacccctgaatattcattggaaggactgatgctgaaactgaagccccaacactttggccacttgatgcaaagagccaactcattggaaaagaccctgaggctgagaaagatggagggcaggaggagaaggggacgacagaggatgagatggttggatggcatcatcgactcaattgatatgagttttaagcaaactccaggagatggtgaaggacagggaagcctggcgtgctgcagtccacagggtcacaaagaggtggagacggctgagcgactaaacagcaacgtTTAGGTAACAGAAGACTCATTAATACTTCTCTGGTCAGTAAGCTGTCAGCATGGCGAGGCAGCCTTCCATGTCTGACCCTCGGCCCCTCCTGGATGAACCCACTTCTACCAGATGCGTGAAAGACATGCAGTTTCCCGCCCGCCCCCGTGCAGCTTAAAGGGGCCCCTCGGGGTGGCTTTCTGCCTCCTGTGAGCAGCGGGGACGTTGCAgggtggccccaggactggaaaagtcccCTCAGAACACAAACTCTGCTGGAAGGCTGTGctccgcacccccacccccatccctggctTCTGACCAATTGTCACTAACTTCAGTTTAGCCTCATGGTGCGCTTTCCCGCCAAAACCGTCCCGTCAGGGTTCCTGGGGTCTCACAGGTGTCAAAAGGTCCCTGGGCCCTACCAACTAGAGTCGCATCTGCTCTCGAAAGGCATCCTTTGTTCCGACAGAAAcacgtggggggggggggtgggcggaGAAGAAACAGACCAGTGTCCTGAGTGAGGACTGAACCAGGGAGGTTTCAGGCACAAAGAGTTCACAcagcaccaccacccccacccgtCCGCGGCTGAAGCAGACGCAGCTGGACTCTCcataaataaatgtattgaaACGGCTCTCTCTTCAGCCAGTCACACCCAGTGAGTGCATTGACAACACCCCCACCACCGAGCCCCACATGCTCCCGTCTGAACCCTGGATCCCAGGGCTTCCAGAATGCACCCCGGGCCTTAGGCCCTTCCGCTGCCCCCTCACTACAAATCTCGAGAGCAGGGTTAGCAAGCTTTTTCCTGTGAGAAGCTCAACTGCAAATATTTCAGACTCTGTGGGCCATGCAGTCTATCTTGGCTACTCAAGTCTGCAAAAGCAGGCATGGACCCTAGGCAGgtgatgggtgtggctgtgtcccaataaaactttatttacaaagacaCGCAGTGGGTGGGACATGGCCACCCCTGGCTCTGGGACTTCACTGAGCTTCAGCTGACGTTCCAGCTAAGGCAGGGGGAACCGATTCAGGGGGCTGAATGGATTTCCTCCTTCTGTCCAGCTCCTCACCCTAGAACAGACGTGGACTGTCCCATTCTTGGTCCAGGGACGGCCTCCAAGCGGTCTCTTCCCGGGGCCCCTTCTGCTATGAGAGGCCCCCTCTGCCCCCCACATTGCTGAGATGCAGCACCCCAAGGGGCTCCCACAGTCTCATGGTGTCACAATACGAGGCCTAGAGGGAACCTTCCAGCAACAGAAGATGGCCAGAGGACCACATGGCTCCCAtgcccacctggggagccctgtcCAGGGCCACCAAAGAAGGCAGAGGCTCTGACGGTGCAGCACCACCGGCCAGGCGTCCCGGTCACTGGATGGCTCGGCCCGCTGACGTTTGCACTTTCTTTTGCCCACTCTGACCCTGCAAAGCCCCCACAGGGCCGTTTCTGGGCTCCCTGTCCTGTCACCGAGCAGGTGGCCCTGCCCGTGGGCCTTGGACACTCACAAGAGGCAGCTGTTCAGGGCGCGCTCCCAAGCTGGGCCATCTTCCTTGGAGAGCTGAGGGCTTGGCACTGAGGGCTCGCAGGGTGAGGTCTGGCTTTGCGGGAGGCGAGGGCAGCTTTGCAGGGCACTCCCAGGCCATGGCACGCTCTACGGCGCAGGTGGGATCCAGGCAGATGCT
The genomic region above belongs to Bos taurus isolate L1 Dominette 01449 registration number 42190680 breed Hereford chromosome 29, ARS-UCD2.0, whole genome shotgun sequence and contains:
- the C29H11orf24 gene encoding uncharacterized protein C11orf24 homolog isoform X1, whose translation is MWTALVLVWVSSWSLSESLHTSKHSLLNQTWDHLEKNSSVETATEVLNTTAERMTPATPSPVTLTRGTWGGDHTSLAVTAGATHRTDVGTSATAGGTRAGAASRPPVPPTPASAWRTPSVPGTRAPGNGTSSRPTTAMPPTTRTPATSAQPAAGTPTNVSGPAGSHGLPGPTASLTPSSPQALSESTQGRTIQAPTPTPRTVDDTAQRPTPTLLNTTPEPASPTVASMSTTMGITTKAPEPTVSTAAASTAHTSPAPTVEATTPTTRPSPATSTPGAAGPGTTQTPEQTEPAATPGTTSPGPTPGESKVPPTDSCQPSTQGQYLVVSSEPLALSSVNRSFLLAVLLLGVTLFITVLILFALQAYESYRKKDYTQVDYLINGMYADSEM